The Zonotrichia leucophrys gambelii isolate GWCS_2022_RI chromosome 23, RI_Zleu_2.0, whole genome shotgun sequence genome includes a region encoding these proteins:
- the LOC135457044 gene encoding protein argonaute-1 gives MEAGPSGAAAGAYLPPLQQVFQAPRRPGIGTVGKPIKLLANYFEVDIPKIDVYHYEVDIKPDKCPRRVNREVVEYMVQHFKPQIFGDRKPVYDGKKNIYTVTALPIGNERVDFEVTIPGEGKDRIFKVSIKWMAIVSWRMLHEALVSGQIPVPLESVQALDVAMRHLASMRYTPVGRSFFSPPEGYYHPLGGGREVWFGFHQSVRPAMWKMMLNIDVSATAFYKAQPVIEFMCEVLDIRNIDEQPKPLTDSQRVRFTKEIKGLKVEVTHCGQMKRKYRVCNVTRRPASHQTFPLQLESGQTVECTVAQYFKQKYNLQLKYPHLPCLQVGQEQKHTYLPLEVCNIVAGQRCIKKLTDNQTSTMIKATARSAPDRQEEISRLMKNASYNLDPYIQEFGIKVKDDMTEVTGRVLPAPILQYGGRNRAIATPNQGVWDMRGKQFYNGIEIKVWAIACFAPQKQCREEVLKNFTDQLRKISKDAGMPIQGQPCFCKYAQGADSVEPMFRHLKNTYSGLQLIIVILPGKTPVYAEVKRVGDTLLGMATQCVQVKNVVKTSPQTLSNLCLKINVKLGGINNILVPHQRSAVFQQPVIFLGADVTHPPAGDGKKPSITAVVGSMDAHPSRYCATVRVQRPRQEIIEDLSYMVRELLIQFYKSTRFKPTRIIFYRDGVPEGQLPQILHYELLAIRDACIKLEKDYQPGITYIVVQKRHHTRLFCADKNERIGKSGNIPAGTTVDTNITHPFEFDFYLCSHAGIQGTSRPSHYYVLWDDNRFTADELQILTYQLCHTYVRCTRSVSIPAPAYYARLVAFRARYHLVDKEHDSGEGSHISGQSNGRDPQALAKAVQVHQDTLRTMYFA, from the exons ctgcaggcgCATACCTGCCCCCCTTGCAGCAGGTGTTCCAAGCGCCACGTCGGCCTGGGATAGGAACTGTTGGCAAGCCCATCAAGCTCCTGGCCAACTACTTTGAAGTGGACATTCCCAAGATCGATGTGTATCATTATGAAGTGGACATCAAACCCGATAAATGTCCACGCAGAGTCAACAG GGAAGTCGTGGAGTACATGGTGCAGCACTTCAAACCACAGATCTTTGGTGACCGAAAACCAGTCTATGATGGGAAGAAGAACATCTACACTGTCACAGCCTTACCCATTGGCAACGAGCGG GTTGACTTTGAGGTGACGATCCCGGGGGAAGGCAAGGACAGGATATTTAAAGTCTCTATCAAATGGATGGCCATCGTGAGCTGGCGCATGCTGCACGAGGCCCTGGTCAGCGGGCAGATCCCCGTCCCACTGGAGTCTGTCCAGGCTCTGGATGTTGCCATGAGGCACCTGGCTTCCATGAG GTACACTCCCGTCGGCCGCTCCTTCTTCTCCCCCCCTGAAGGCTACTACCACCCCctgggagggggcagggaggTCTGGTTCGGCTTCCACCAGTCAGTGCGGCCTGCCATGTGGAAGATGATGCTCAACATCGATG TGTCGGCCACTGCCTTCTACAAAGCCCAGCCTGTGATCGAGTTCATGTGTGAGGTGCTGGACATCCGGAACATCGACGAGCAGCCCAAGCCCCTGACGGACTCACAGAGAGTGCGTTTCACCAAGGAGATCAAAG GTCTGAAGGTGGAGGTGACCCACTGTGGGCAGATGAAGAGGAAATACCGTGTGTGTAACGTTACCCGACGGCCAGCCAGCCACCAGAC gttccccctgcagctggagagtggTCAGACAGTGGAGTGCACAGTGGCTCAGTACTTCAAGCAGAAATACAACCTGCAGCTGAAATACCCTCACCTGCCCTGTCTCCAGGTTGGCCAGGAACAGAAACACACGTACCTTCCCTTGGAG gtgtgtAACATCGTGGCAGGCCAGCGATGTATCAAGAAGCTCACGGACAATCAAACCTCAACCATGATAAAAGCAACAGCCAGGTCTGCCCCAGACAGGCAGGAGGAGATCAGCAGACTG aTGAAGAATGCCAGCTACAACCTGGATCCATACATTCAGGAGTTTGGGATCAAGGTGAAGGATGATATGACAGAGGTGACAGGGCGGGTCCTGCCAGCTCCCATCCTACAGTATGGAGGCCGG AACCGGGCCATTGCAACTCCCAACCAGGGCGTGTGGGACATGCGAGGGAAGCAGTTCTACAACGGCATTGAGATCAAAGTCTGGGCCATTGCCTGCTTTGCCCCGCAGAAGCAGTGTCGAGAGGAGGTGCTGAA GAACTTCACAGACCAGCTGCGCAAGATCTCCAAGGACGCCGGGATGCCCAtccagggccagccctgcttCTGCAAGTATGCCCAGGGTGCAGACAGCGTGGAGCCCATGTTCCGACACCTCAAGAACACCTATTCAGGGCTGCAGCTCATCATTGTCATCCTGCCAGGGAAGACACCTGTGTATG CCGAAGTGAAGCGTGTTGGGGACACTCTCCTGGGAATGGCCACACAGTGCGTCCAGGTCAAGAATGTGGTGAAAACCTCCCCACAGACCCTTTCCAACCTCTGCCTCAAGATCAACGTCAAGCTTGGCGGGATCAACAACATCCTCGTGCCTCACCAGCG ctctgccGTCTTTCAGCAGCCAGTGATCTTCCTCGGAGCTGATGTCACTCACCCgccagcaggagatgggaagaAACCCTCCATAACAGCT GTTGTGGGCAGCATGGACGCCCACCCGAGCCGGTACTGTGCCACGGTGCGCGTGCAGCGTCCTCGCCAGGAGATCATCGAGGACTTGTCCTACATGGTGAGGGAGCTCCTCATCCAGTTCTACAAATCCACACGCTTCAAACCCACCAGGATCATCTTCTACCGCGATGGTGTTCCTGaggggcagctcccacag ATCCTTCACTATGAGCTGCTGGCAATCCGAGACGCCTGCATCAAACTGGAAAAGGATTACCAGCCTGGCATCACCTACATCGTCGTCCAGAAGAGGCATCACACCCGTCTCTTCTGTGCAGACAAGAACGAGAGG ATTGGAAAGAGTGGGAACATCCCAGCAGGAACAACAGTGGATACCAACATCACCCACCCCTTTGAGTTTGACTTCTACCTGTGCAGTCATGCAGGCATTCAG GGCACCAGCCGGCCGTCCCACTACTACGTGCTGTGGGATGACAACCGGTTCACGGCGGACGAGCTGCAGATCCTCACGTACCAGCTGTGCCACACCTACGTGCGCTGCACCCGCTCCgtctccatccctgccccagcctaTTACGCCCGGCTGGTGGCGTTCCGGGCACGGTACCACCTCGTGGATAAGGAGCACGACAG TGGCGAGGGCAGCCATATATCTGGACAGAGCAACGGCAGAGACCCCCAGGCCTTGGCGAAGGCTGTGCAGGTTCATCAGGACACTTTACGTACCATGTACTTTGCTTGA